A stretch of the Myripristis murdjan chromosome 24, fMyrMur1.1, whole genome shotgun sequence genome encodes the following:
- the LOC115356391 gene encoding low choriolytic enzyme-like: MELRAMISLLLLLLLGLSMAHPGLEDGGENEILEDESDITSTILRMNNGSTDFLIEGDVLIPRTRSAMRCFSKTFSCLWSKSANGKVEIPFIINSKYDTHEKNEILNAMKDFHSKTCIRFVPRVKQRMYISFEPRYGCFSSLGRLGDKQVVSLQRFGCVRHGIIQHELLHALGFYHEHTRSDRDQYVRINWEYVKQYYVHNFQKKDSNNLNTPYDYSSVMHYGRTAFASQFGKETITPIPDPSVPIGQRQGMSDIDIRRINTLYKCCK; this comes from the exons ATGGAGCTCAGAGCAATGATTTCTctccttctgctgctgctcctgggCCTGTCTATGGCTCACCCTGGCCTG GAAGACGGAGGGGAAAACG AAATCCTCGAGGATGAGTCTGACATTACCTCAACTATTCTGAGGATGAACAACG GCTCTACAGATTTTCTGATAGAAGGAGATGTGCTGATTCCAAGAACAAGAAGTGCCATGAGATGCTTCAGTAAAACATTCAGCTGTCTGTGGTCAAAGTCAGCTAATGGGAAAGTGGAGATCCCTTTCATCATAAACTCTAAATACG ATACTCATGAGAAGAATGAGATTTTAAATGCGATGAAGGACTTCCATTCAAAAACGTGCATTCGCTTCGTTCCACGTGTCAAACAGAGGATGTACATCAGCTTTGAGCCGAGATACGG GTGCTTCTCCTCTCTGGGTCGCCTTGGAGACAAGCAGGTGGTGTCACTGCAGAGGTTCGGCTGCGTACGCCACGGCATCATCCAGCATGAGCTGCTGCATGCTCTGGGCTTCTACCACGAACACACTCGGAGCGACCGCGACCAGTATGTCAGAATCAACTGGGAATACGTCAAACAAT ATTACGTGCACAACTTTCAGAAGAAGGACAGTAATAATCTCAACACCCCATATGACTACTCTTCTGTAATGCACTATGGAAG GACTGCCTTCGCCAGTCAGTTTGGAAAGGAAACCATAACTCCCATCCCTGATCCCTCTGTTCCCATTGGCCAGAGGCAGGGCATGTCCGACATTGATATTCGCAGGATCAACACACTGTACAAATGCTGTAAGTAG